CAGTCCATTAGAAAGATGAGGGAACTTACCGATAAACCTTTTGGCGTGAACGTGGTCCCGATTGTCCCGGCGGTCGGTGAATTTGTCAAGGTAATTATTGAAGAAAAGGTCCCAGTAGTCACAAGCGGGCTTGGAGATCCGGCTGCGCTTATGGGAGGCAAGCGTCCCGGAATGCTCATGATCCCTGCGTGCGGCACAGTAGGGCAGGCGATAGCAGCTGAGCGAAACGGTGCTGACGCGGTGATAGTGACTGGGAGTGAAGCCGGAGGACACGTCGGCAACATCAGTACCCTGGTTTTGCTTTCCAAAGTAACTGCCCGTGTCAAGATTCCGGTAATAGCGGCGGGGGGGTTCTGTGACGGCAGAGGGCTAATAGCTGCTTTGGCTCTGGGTGCAGAAGGAATCGCAATGGGGACAAGATTTGCTGTTACACAGGAGTCTCCGATCCCACCTCAGGCTCAGCAAGTGTTAGTTGAAGCAAAGGAAGGAATGGCTACCGTGTCGACGCGCTATGACGGATTACCCCTAAGGGCTATCAAAGGGAGCAGTGTTACAAACTACCGGGG
The sequence above is drawn from the Dehalococcoidia bacterium genome and encodes:
- a CDS encoding nitronate monooxygenase; its protein translation is MRTRLTELLGIRHPIILPGMAYVSLAPLAAAVCNAGGLGVLGIYDSPDNLRQSIRKMRELTDKPFGVNVVPIVPAVGEFVKVIIEEKVPVVTSGLGDPAALMGGKRPGMLMIPACGTVGQAIAAERNGADAVIVTGSEAGGHVGNISTLVLLSKVTARVKIPVIAAGGFCDGRGLIAALALGAEGIAMGTRFAVTQESPIPPQAQQVLVEAKEGMATVSTRYDGLPLRAIKGSSVTNYRGWWSRPWELLPHAQGLSKAYKVPRSETMKVVPVLRKLKIPVLQFVCGIDMVRKFASEGDVKGGVGPCGQVIGLVNDIPTCNELIERIIAQAERTSESVRAKALLS